From one Paeniglutamicibacter psychrophenolicus genomic stretch:
- a CDS encoding SurA N-terminal domain-containing protein, translating into MLQKKWFLSMALVASLSFMTGCSATAEPEAAPASSSAAVEAAPSDAASPTPDLTGVPEIVATVNGEEITKADFTRIYEGQFAQVLQQAQLSGEELDQEQLRKQTAEGLVNTELLIQQAAKKKVFATSKDLDAALGDVAKSNDMDSKEFLAAMDAQGLNEDAVRAQLKTQLEVERLIAKEVGDFRPSEKETKAAYQVVLDQFKKQSATDKDAPKAPSYKTMKVELEQQLKLQKEAAAVKDYVAVLRKDAKVTMNM; encoded by the coding sequence ATGTTGCAGAAGAAGTGGTTCCTTTCCATGGCCCTTGTTGCCTCGTTGTCGTTCATGACCGGGTGCAGTGCCACGGCCGAACCGGAAGCGGCTCCCGCCTCCAGCAGCGCGGCCGTTGAGGCAGCACCATCAGATGCCGCAAGCCCGACCCCGGACCTCACCGGGGTCCCCGAGATAGTCGCCACCGTCAACGGCGAGGAAATCACCAAGGCCGATTTCACCCGTATCTACGAGGGCCAGTTCGCCCAGGTCCTGCAGCAGGCGCAACTCTCCGGCGAGGAACTCGACCAGGAGCAATTGCGCAAGCAAACGGCAGAAGGCCTGGTGAACACCGAACTGCTGATCCAGCAGGCGGCCAAGAAGAAGGTCTTTGCCACGTCCAAGGACCTGGACGCGGCATTGGGGGACGTTGCCAAGTCCAACGACATGGATTCCAAGGAATTCCTGGCGGCCATGGATGCCCAGGGCCTGAATGAGGACGCGGTGCGCGCGCAGCTGAAGACCCAGCTGGAGGTCGAACGGTTGATCGCCAAGGAGGTGGGCGATTTCCGGCCCTCCGAAAAGGAAACCAAGGCCGCGTACCAGGTGGTCCTCGATCAGTTCAAGAAGCAGTCGGCCACCGACAAGGACGCGCCCAAGGCGCCAAGCTACAAGACGATGAAGGTCGAGCTCGAACAGCAGCTCAAGCTCCAGAAGGAGGCAGCCGCGGTCAAGGATTACGTCGCGGTGCTCCGCAAGGACGCCAAGGTCACCATGAACATGTAG
- a CDS encoding GntR family transcriptional regulator, translated as MPVNALLSSLPLAEGSTHAHTGAWVAAVLRSRIAEGQLLPGAKLSEQSLSNALGVSRNTLREAFAVLDRELVITRIPNRGVFVSSPGPEGVREIYAVRRMIEPAAVLWGPDLDVSALEDIIVDARAALEAGNIAKMADANQCFHEELVRATGSVHLQELMTKVLAQMRLVFHAMGDAPDFHSHYVELNAALVELLEAGQREEACTALRGYLDRAEAELLSHLGDSEGN; from the coding sequence ATGCCAGTGAACGCCTTGTTATCGTCCCTGCCCCTGGCCGAGGGGTCAACCCACGCGCACACCGGTGCGTGGGTTGCCGCGGTGTTGCGCTCACGGATCGCCGAGGGACAGCTGCTGCCCGGCGCCAAGCTTTCCGAGCAGTCGCTCTCCAACGCCCTGGGGGTTTCGCGCAACACGCTGCGCGAGGCCTTCGCGGTGCTGGACCGCGAGCTGGTCATCACCCGCATCCCCAACCGCGGCGTTTTCGTTTCCTCCCCCGGGCCCGAGGGCGTGCGGGAGATCTATGCGGTGCGCCGGATGATCGAGCCCGCCGCGGTGCTCTGGGGGCCCGACCTGGACGTCTCGGCCCTTGAAGACATCATCGTGGACGCCCGCGCCGCGCTGGAGGCCGGCAACATCGCCAAGATGGCCGATGCCAACCAGTGCTTCCACGAGGAGCTGGTCCGGGCCACCGGCAGCGTGCACCTGCAGGAACTCATGACCAAGGTACTGGCGCAGATGCGGCTGGTCTTCCATGCCATGGGGGACGCCCCCGACTTCCACTCGCATTACGTGGAGCTGAACGCCGCGCTGGTCGAGTTGCTGGAAGCGGGCCAGCGCGAAGAGGCCTGCACCGCGCTGCGCGGCTACCTGGACCGCGCCGAGGCCGAGTTGCTATCGCACCTGGGCGACTCCGAAGGAAACTGA
- a CDS encoding acetyl/propionyl/methylcrotonyl-CoA carboxylase subunit alpha has protein sequence MKKVLIANRGEIAVRIARACADASLVSVAVYSDPDADALHVRRADEAYALGGSASSETYLDIEKILDIAKRSGADAVHPGYGFLAENADFAQAVIEAGMAWIGPGPDAIRALGNKVTAREIAVRANAPLVPGTDGPVASGAEVRAFAEEFGLPVAIKAAFGGGGRGIKIVRNFEEIDDAFDSAVREAIVAFGRGECYVERFLDRPRHVEAQVLADTHGNVVVVGTRDCSLQRRHQKLVEEAPAPFLSDEQRASIHSSAKAICREAGYVGAGTVEYLVAPDGLISFLEVNTRLQVEHPITEETTGVDLVAEQFRIASGDAISITEDPTPQGHSFEFRLNAEDPARGFLPGPGRITAFEAPTGSGIRVDSGVRTGSVIPPHYDSLMAKLIVTGATRAQALRRAKVALDEMVISGVPSVLPFHRAVVRNADFANNEHYGVYTTWIESEFAAELASSPEIAAAEPGSARETLTIEVDGKAMNIGLPASLVDSIRHGGTGAAFDAAAQNIAAAADESTLAAPMNGNLVKWVVEEGAAVAEGDTVAVLEAMKMESNITAHRAGSFSRGTQEPGTAIVRGEALGSIA, from the coding sequence ATGAAAAAAGTACTGATCGCCAACCGCGGGGAAATCGCCGTGCGCATTGCCCGCGCCTGCGCCGACGCATCGCTGGTTTCCGTGGCCGTCTACTCGGATCCGGATGCCGACGCGCTGCACGTGCGACGCGCCGATGAGGCCTACGCGCTGGGCGGCTCGGCCAGCTCCGAGACCTACCTGGACATCGAAAAGATCCTGGACATCGCCAAGCGCTCCGGCGCCGACGCGGTGCACCCCGGCTACGGCTTCCTGGCCGAGAACGCCGACTTCGCCCAGGCCGTCATCGAGGCCGGCATGGCCTGGATCGGCCCGGGCCCCGATGCCATCCGCGCGCTGGGCAACAAGGTCACCGCCCGCGAGATCGCTGTGCGCGCCAACGCCCCGCTGGTGCCCGGCACCGACGGACCCGTGGCATCCGGCGCCGAGGTGCGCGCCTTTGCCGAGGAATTCGGGCTGCCGGTGGCCATCAAGGCCGCCTTCGGCGGCGGCGGGCGCGGCATCAAGATCGTGCGCAACTTCGAGGAAATCGACGACGCCTTCGATTCCGCGGTGCGCGAGGCCATCGTGGCCTTCGGCCGCGGCGAGTGCTACGTCGAGCGCTTCCTGGATCGGCCGCGCCACGTCGAGGCCCAGGTGCTGGCCGACACCCACGGCAACGTCGTGGTCGTCGGCACCCGCGACTGCTCGCTGCAGCGCCGCCACCAGAAACTCGTCGAGGAGGCCCCGGCGCCGTTCCTTTCCGACGAGCAGCGCGCCTCCATCCATTCCTCGGCCAAGGCCATCTGCCGCGAAGCCGGCTATGTGGGTGCCGGCACCGTCGAGTATCTGGTGGCACCCGACGGGCTGATCTCCTTTCTGGAGGTCAACACCCGCCTGCAGGTAGAGCACCCGATCACCGAGGAAACCACCGGCGTGGACCTGGTGGCCGAGCAGTTCCGCATCGCCTCCGGCGATGCCATCTCGATCACCGAAGACCCGACCCCGCAGGGCCACTCCTTCGAGTTCCGGCTCAACGCCGAGGACCCGGCCCGCGGTTTCCTGCCGGGCCCGGGCCGCATCACCGCGTTCGAGGCCCCCACCGGATCGGGCATCCGCGTCGACTCCGGCGTGCGCACCGGCTCGGTGATCCCCCCGCACTACGACTCGCTGATGGCCAAGCTGATCGTCACCGGTGCCACCCGCGCCCAGGCGCTGCGCCGGGCCAAGGTCGCCCTGGACGAGATGGTCATCTCCGGCGTTCCGTCGGTGCTGCCGTTCCACCGTGCCGTGGTGCGCAACGCTGACTTCGCCAACAACGAGCACTACGGGGTCTACACCACCTGGATCGAGTCCGAGTTCGCGGCCGAGCTGGCCTCCAGCCCCGAGATCGCCGCGGCGGAGCCGGGCTCGGCGCGCGAGACCCTCACGATCGAGGTTGACGGCAAGGCCATGAACATCGGCCTTCCGGCCTCGCTGGTGGACTCGATCCGCCACGGCGGCACCGGTGCCGCCTTCGATGCTGCGGCGCAGAACATCGCGGCCGCGGCCGACGAATCGACCCTGGCCGCCCCGATGAACGGGAACCTGGTCAAGTGGGTCGTCGAGGAAGGCGCAGCCGTGGCCGAGGGCGACACCGTGGCTGTGCTTGAGGCCATGAAGATGGAATCGAACATCACCGCCCACCGTGCAGGCAGCTTCAGCCGCGGAACCCAGGAACCGGGAACCGCCATCGTCCGCGGCGAAGCACTCGGGAGCATCGCTTAA
- a CDS encoding carboxyltransferase domain-containing protein, whose product MSVSGVRFAGTRSVLVELSDLDSVLALSALLKATPLPGQVDVLAAASTLFIKADCAANARAIAGTVRSLELGSAPANAGSLVEVPVHYDGEDLAEVAELTGLSVEGVINAHSSQTWRAAFGGFAPGFAYLLGENQQLHVPRRATPRKVVPSGAVALAGDYSAVYPRQSPGGWQLVGHTDAVLWDLDRANPALIRPQDRVRFVPSRTSLSLGTRPEPAASPAPVAGNLLEVINPGLQSLIQDSGRPGYGDLGVSAAGFADSGSATQANRLVGNRPGNAVIENLMGRITLRAHGDAVLAVSGAGARIHIDPVDGDDFHTEREIPMDTPFALLDGEVLKLTPARNGLRSYLAVRGGIDVPTVLGSRSTDSMSGIGPAPLAAGTLLPVGAIHGAHVVGNPEPSTLPVPDAHGVYTLRVVAGPRDDWFGDAGLDRLTGQTWKVSPDTNRVGVRLALGEDAAPLERIRTGELASEGVAVGSLQVPPSGLPVLFLADHPVTGGYPVIAGVIAEDIGAAAQLPPGSSIRFELLTAPATGTPTDEGNLA is encoded by the coding sequence ATGAGCGTGTCGGGCGTGCGCTTCGCCGGCACCCGTTCCGTGCTGGTCGAACTCTCCGACCTGGACTCGGTGCTGGCGCTCTCCGCGCTGCTGAAAGCCACCCCGCTGCCGGGCCAGGTCGACGTGCTCGCCGCGGCCAGCACGCTGTTCATCAAGGCGGACTGCGCCGCCAACGCCCGGGCCATCGCCGGCACCGTGCGCTCCCTTGAACTTGGCTCCGCCCCGGCCAACGCCGGATCGCTCGTCGAGGTGCCGGTGCACTACGACGGGGAGGACCTGGCCGAGGTCGCCGAGCTGACGGGCCTGAGCGTCGAGGGCGTCATCAACGCCCACTCGAGCCAGACCTGGCGGGCAGCCTTTGGCGGTTTCGCCCCCGGTTTCGCCTACCTGCTGGGCGAAAACCAGCAATTGCACGTCCCGCGCCGCGCCACCCCGCGCAAGGTGGTGCCCTCCGGTGCCGTCGCACTGGCCGGGGACTACTCCGCGGTGTACCCGCGCCAGTCCCCCGGCGGCTGGCAGCTGGTCGGCCACACCGACGCGGTGCTCTGGGACCTGGACCGCGCCAACCCGGCACTGATCCGCCCGCAGGACCGCGTGCGCTTCGTGCCTTCCCGCACCTCGCTGAGCCTGGGCACCAGGCCCGAACCCGCCGCAAGCCCCGCACCGGTGGCCGGGAACCTGCTCGAGGTCATCAACCCAGGCCTGCAATCGCTCATCCAGGACTCCGGCCGCCCCGGCTACGGCGACCTCGGCGTCTCCGCGGCAGGCTTCGCCGATTCCGGTTCCGCCACCCAGGCCAATCGCCTGGTGGGCAACCGTCCCGGAAACGCCGTCATCGAAAACCTCATGGGGCGCATCACCCTGCGCGCCCACGGGGACGCGGTGCTCGCGGTCAGCGGCGCCGGCGCGCGCATCCACATCGACCCGGTGGACGGGGACGACTTCCACACCGAGCGCGAGATCCCGATGGACACCCCGTTTGCCCTGCTCGACGGCGAGGTCCTGAAACTCACCCCGGCCCGCAACGGACTGCGCAGCTACCTGGCGGTGCGCGGCGGCATCGACGTGCCCACGGTGCTTGGTTCGCGCTCCACCGACTCGATGTCCGGCATCGGGCCGGCCCCGCTGGCGGCCGGCACGCTGCTGCCTGTCGGTGCCATCCACGGCGCCCACGTGGTGGGCAACCCCGAACCCTCGACCCTGCCGGTCCCGGATGCCCACGGCGTCTACACGCTGCGTGTCGTTGCAGGCCCGCGCGACGACTGGTTCGGCGACGCCGGACTGGACCGGTTGACCGGGCAAACCTGGAAGGTCTCCCCCGACACCAACCGCGTCGGGGTGCGCCTGGCCCTGGGCGAGGACGCCGCACCGCTTGAGCGCATCCGCACCGGCGAGCTGGCCTCCGAGGGCGTCGCCGTCGGTTCCCTGCAGGTTCCGCCCTCCGGGCTGCCGGTGCTCTTCCTGGCCGACCACCCCGTCACCGGCGGATACCCGGTCATCGCCGGGGTTATCGCCGAGGACATCGGCGCCGCGGCGCAGCTGCCCCCGGGCTCCTCCATCCGCTTTGAACTTCTCACCGCTCCGGCCACCGGAACCCCCACCGACGAAGGAAACCTCGCATGA
- a CDS encoding LamB/YcsF family protein: protein MPYIDLNSDVGESFGNWVMGDDAAIFTSVSSANVACGFHAGDPSVIAQTCRDAVAAGVTIGAHVGYRDLAGFGRRFLDCSPVELADDVLYQLGALEALARAAGSSIKYVKPHGALYNTIVHHEAHAQAVVDAIRAFGSELPVLLLPGSVALAKAEAAGLRPVAEAFADRNYTPAGTLVSRREANAVLHDPATVTANMVRLATEKTIVAIDGSVIPMDAESICVHGDTAGAVAMAAAVRAGLESAGVTIKSFA from the coding sequence ATGCCTTACATCGACCTGAATTCCGACGTCGGGGAATCCTTCGGCAACTGGGTGATGGGCGACGACGCCGCCATCTTCACCTCCGTATCCTCGGCAAACGTTGCCTGCGGATTCCACGCCGGGGACCCCAGCGTCATCGCCCAGACCTGCCGCGACGCCGTCGCCGCAGGGGTCACCATCGGCGCCCACGTGGGCTACCGGGACCTGGCCGGCTTCGGCCGCCGCTTCCTGGACTGCTCCCCCGTCGAGCTGGCCGACGACGTGCTCTACCAGCTTGGTGCCCTCGAGGCCCTGGCCCGCGCCGCCGGCTCGTCCATCAAGTACGTCAAGCCGCACGGCGCGCTCTACAACACCATCGTGCACCACGAGGCCCACGCCCAGGCCGTCGTCGACGCCATCCGCGCCTTCGGCTCGGAGTTGCCGGTGCTGCTGCTTCCCGGCTCCGTGGCCCTGGCCAAGGCCGAGGCCGCGGGCCTGCGCCCGGTCGCCGAGGCCTTCGCCGACAGGAACTACACCCCCGCCGGAACCCTGGTCTCGCGCCGCGAGGCCAATGCGGTGCTGCACGACCCGGCAACCGTCACCGCCAACATGGTCCGCCTGGCCACCGAGAAGACCATTGTCGCCATCGACGGCTCGGTCATCCCCATGGACGCCGAGAGCATCTGCGTGCACGGGGACACCGCCGGGGCCGTCGCCATGGCCGCCGCGGTGCGCGCGGGACTGGAATCCGCCGGCGTCACCATCAAGAGCTTCGCATGA
- a CDS encoding DUF456 family protein, whose translation MDIQIISTVVAGLLLAVAVVGTIVPVLPGSLLAIGTLLAWGWILGSPAAWWCAGIGMGLTLAGWSASTVLTGRNLKQQKIPRGSIALAIALAVVGMFVIPVLGLFIGFALGLVLGEYGRRKDFPAALRASGSALKAMGIGVLVEFGCAAMASSVWMIGVIVHFTTR comes from the coding sequence GTGGATATCCAAATCATCAGCACCGTTGTTGCCGGGTTGCTCCTGGCGGTCGCCGTCGTGGGAACCATCGTTCCGGTGCTCCCCGGAAGCCTGTTGGCCATCGGCACGCTGCTGGCCTGGGGCTGGATCCTGGGCAGCCCCGCCGCCTGGTGGTGCGCCGGGATCGGCATGGGCCTGACGCTCGCCGGCTGGAGCGCCTCGACGGTGCTGACCGGACGGAACCTCAAGCAGCAGAAGATCCCGCGCGGCTCCATTGCCCTGGCCATCGCGTTGGCCGTGGTGGGCATGTTCGTCATTCCCGTGCTGGGGCTCTTCATCGGCTTTGCGCTGGGGCTGGTGCTGGGGGAATACGGGCGGCGCAAGGATTTCCCCGCCGCGTTGCGGGCCTCGGGCTCCGCGCTCAAGGCCATGGGGATCGGTGTCCTGGTCGAATTCGGCTGCGCGGCCATGGCCTCTTCGGTGTGGATGATCGGCGTGATCGTGCACTTCACCACCCGCTGA
- a CDS encoding TetR/AcrR family transcriptional regulator, whose product MNHEPASSTAAPRRRAGRPRSVVLDRELIARAALKLVVAGGYSTLTMSALARSLSVSPSALYNHVESKQEIMQWIQEIVMDGVDSTVFETLPLDEALMAWAVTYRDIFAGHAPLIPLIAVLPVSGSPRTLEMYEKVAAGFTSAGWKQEDIIPAIVALESFIFGSALDATAPLDIFDPGENAGSIPNFEGALEAQRATGRHSADAAFHTGLRAIVNGLLATSRTA is encoded by the coding sequence TTGAACCACGAACCAGCATCTTCCACGGCCGCGCCGCGCCGCCGCGCCGGGCGCCCGAGGTCGGTGGTGCTGGACCGGGAGCTCATTGCCCGGGCCGCGCTGAAGCTCGTGGTCGCGGGCGGATACTCCACCCTGACCATGTCGGCACTGGCCAGATCCCTGTCGGTCTCCCCCTCGGCGCTGTACAACCACGTGGAGTCCAAGCAGGAGATCATGCAGTGGATCCAGGAAATCGTGATGGACGGGGTCGACTCGACGGTGTTCGAGACCCTGCCGCTGGATGAGGCGCTGATGGCCTGGGCGGTGACCTACCGCGACATCTTCGCGGGGCACGCGCCGCTGATCCCGCTGATCGCGGTGCTGCCGGTCTCGGGGTCCCCGCGCACGCTGGAAATGTATGAAAAGGTTGCGGCCGGATTCACCAGCGCCGGCTGGAAGCAGGAAGACATCATCCCCGCCATCGTGGCCCTGGAATCGTTCATCTTCGGCTCCGCCCTCGATGCCACCGCCCCGCTGGACATCTTCGACCCCGGCGAGAACGCGGGAAGCATCCCGAACTTCGAGGGCGCCCTGGAGGCGCAGCGGGCCACGGGCCGGCACAGCGCCGACGCCGCGTTCCACACGGGGCTGCGCGCGATCGTCAACGGTCTGCTGGCAACTTCCCGGACCGCATAG
- a CDS encoding NAD(P)/FAD-dependent oxidoreductase gives MTTLDRDVVIIGAGPSGLTAAYELRKAGKTVAVLEARDRVGGRTWSQDMDGATIEIGGQWISPDQTGLYSLIEELGIETFERYKEGASVYMAADGTRTVYTGEDFPVAESTVAEMNKLIAEMDRLTAQVDPDAPWEHPQAAELDMISFHHWLRTLSDDEVACNNVGLFIAGGMLTKPAHTFSALQALLMSSSAGSFSNLVDEDFILDRRMVGTMQGVSIAVAQRLGEDVYLNNPVLKLDWSDEGVTAYGADVTVTAKKVIIAVPPNLYSRISYNPPLPRRQHVTHQHQSMGLVIKVHAVYETPFWREEGLSGTCFGPSSIVQEIYDNTYHEETTGTLVGFISDLQADAMFELSETERKETILKDMATYLGPKALEAKVFYLSDFGSEEWTRGAYATSYDLGGLFRFGPDQNKNVGPIYFSSSDLAGEGYQHVDGAVRMGRRAAARIAAAVDGTDEDLGYDGVISKFGTLTSLDA, from the coding sequence ATGACAACCCTGGATCGCGACGTCGTCATCATCGGAGCCGGCCCCTCGGGCCTGACCGCAGCCTACGAGCTGCGCAAGGCGGGAAAGACCGTCGCAGTGCTCGAGGCCCGCGACCGCGTCGGCGGCCGCACCTGGAGCCAGGACATGGATGGGGCCACCATCGAAATCGGCGGCCAGTGGATCTCCCCGGACCAGACGGGCCTATACTCGCTGATCGAGGAACTGGGCATCGAGACCTTCGAACGCTACAAGGAAGGCGCCTCGGTCTACATGGCGGCAGACGGCACCCGCACCGTCTACACCGGCGAGGACTTCCCGGTGGCCGAATCCACCGTCGCCGAAATGAACAAGCTCATCGCCGAGATGGACCGCCTCACCGCGCAGGTCGACCCGGACGCCCCGTGGGAGCACCCGCAGGCAGCCGAACTGGACATGATCTCCTTCCACCACTGGCTGCGCACCCTCTCCGACGACGAGGTGGCCTGCAACAACGTCGGCCTGTTCATCGCCGGCGGCATGCTCACCAAGCCCGCCCACACCTTCTCCGCACTGCAGGCGCTGTTGATGTCCTCCTCCGCCGGTTCCTTCTCCAACCTGGTCGACGAGGACTTCATCCTGGACCGCCGCATGGTCGGCACCATGCAGGGCGTCTCCATCGCCGTGGCGCAGCGCCTGGGCGAGGACGTGTACCTGAACAACCCGGTCCTCAAGCTCGACTGGTCCGACGAGGGCGTGACCGCCTACGGCGCGGACGTCACCGTCACCGCCAAGAAGGTCATTATTGCCGTTCCGCCGAACCTGTACTCGCGCATCTCCTACAACCCGCCGCTGCCGCGCCGCCAGCACGTGACCCACCAGCACCAGTCCATGGGCCTGGTCATCAAGGTCCACGCCGTCTACGAGACCCCGTTCTGGCGCGAAGAGGGCCTCTCGGGCACCTGCTTCGGCCCGTCCTCGATCGTGCAGGAAATCTACGACAACACCTACCACGAGGAAACCACCGGCACCCTGGTCGGCTTCATCTCCGACCTGCAGGCCGACGCGATGTTCGAGCTCTCCGAAACCGAGCGCAAGGAAACCATCCTCAAGGACATGGCCACCTACCTGGGCCCCAAGGCGCTGGAAGCGAAGGTCTTCTACCTCTCCGACTTCGGCTCGGAGGAATGGACCCGCGGCGCCTACGCCACCAGCTACGACCTGGGCGGGCTGTTCCGCTTCGGGCCCGACCAGAACAAGAACGTCGGCCCGATCTACTTCTCCTCCTCGGACCTGGCCGGCGAGGGCTACCAGCACGTGGACGGTGCCGTGCGCATGGGACGGCGCGCCGCCGCCCGCATCGCCGCTGCCGTCGACGGCACCGACGAAGACCTGGGGTACGACGGAGTCATCTCCAAGTTCGGCACCCTGACCTCGCTGGACGCCTAG
- a CDS encoding universal stress protein — MRYLIGYTADARGAEAIALAAALGGPTAHLDIALVLPEDTPFSATYPGSDHGYSSILADQVDAWAKEALNLVPAGPTARVIARAVASPAAGLIAMAKETGAQVIVLGGRKRHVAGFFVPGSVASSLLHASPFPVAMSTPGAVASLERAAGKLSRITAFVGTRPGARSVVQAAATAASNQKLALRVVSLVAQDRASADSAEAGDCLERARATAAAIVQELGVTAEITVASGTGIDDAIAELDWEDGEIAVVGSSRLARKRRLFLGTTAQRMLRTLPVPMVVVPKNHKPEPVSS, encoded by the coding sequence ATGCGCTATTTGATCGGATACACCGCCGACGCCCGCGGCGCGGAGGCCATCGCGCTCGCCGCGGCGCTGGGCGGGCCCACGGCCCACCTGGACATCGCCCTGGTCCTGCCCGAGGACACCCCGTTCTCGGCCACCTACCCGGGCAGCGACCACGGCTACTCCTCCATCCTGGCGGACCAGGTCGACGCCTGGGCCAAGGAAGCGCTCAACCTGGTTCCGGCCGGCCCCACCGCCCGGGTCATCGCCCGCGCGGTCGCCTCCCCGGCCGCCGGATTGATCGCCATGGCCAAGGAAACCGGTGCCCAGGTCATCGTGCTCGGCGGGCGCAAGCGCCACGTGGCCGGGTTCTTTGTCCCGGGCTCGGTGGCCAGCTCGCTGCTGCACGCCTCGCCGTTCCCGGTGGCCATGAGCACCCCCGGCGCCGTCGCGTCCCTGGAAAGGGCAGCGGGCAAGCTCAGCCGGATCACCGCATTCGTCGGGACCCGGCCCGGTGCCCGCTCCGTGGTGCAGGCGGCCGCAACTGCGGCGAGCAACCAGAAACTGGCGTTGCGCGTGGTGTCCCTGGTGGCCCAGGACCGTGCCTCTGCCGATTCCGCGGAAGCGGGCGACTGCCTCGAACGCGCCCGGGCCACCGCCGCCGCGATCGTTCAGGAGCTTGGCGTCACCGCCGAGATCACAGTGGCCTCCGGCACCGGCATCGACGATGCCATCGCCGAACTCGACTGGGAGGACGGCGAAATCGCCGTCGTCGGCTCGAGCCGCCTGGCGCGCAAGCGCCGGCTCTTCCTGGGCACCACGGCCCAACGCATGCTGCGGACCCTGCCTGTCCCGATGGTTGTGGTTCCCAAGAACCACAAGCCCGAACCGGTCAGCTCCTAG
- a CDS encoding APC family permease has product MSRDTATESRATQAAESGLGDKGLSKGTVGVLGAVVIGISCIAPAYTLTAALGPTVAEVGTQLPAIFLAGFLPMLLVALGYRELNSAMPDSGTSFTWATRAFGPWIGWMGGWGLIAATIIVLSNLAAVAVDFFYLLIAQLTGNDAIAELTRNLWVNIPTTLVFIAAACWISYRGMQTTKTFQYALVAFQLVVLTWFAVAAFSHVNNGTAFDPTPISLDWFNPMAVESFGAFAAGVSLSIFIFWGWDVTLTMNEETTNPAKVPGRAATLTILIIMGIYMVISLAVISYAGIGETGLGAGNPENQESIFAVLAGPIMGPFAILMSLAILSSSAASLQSTLVSPARTILAMGYYKALPERFGKVSPRFMSPSTATITAGSAAAVFYVVTRLLSENALWDTITALGLMICFYYGVTALACVWYFRREAFDTVRGFFFKFLAPLVGGVILLVMFASTARDSMDPDYGSGSNIAGLGMVFILGMGVLLLGVGVMFYMRIRQPGFFKGETLKRML; this is encoded by the coding sequence ATGAGTCGTGACACAGCGACCGAATCCCGCGCCACACAGGCGGCCGAATCAGGCCTGGGCGACAAGGGCCTGTCCAAGGGCACCGTCGGCGTGCTTGGTGCCGTGGTCATCGGCATCTCCTGCATTGCCCCGGCCTACACCCTGACCGCCGCCCTGGGCCCCACGGTCGCCGAGGTCGGCACCCAGCTGCCGGCGATCTTCCTGGCCGGGTTCCTGCCGATGCTGCTGGTGGCCCTGGGCTACCGCGAGCTGAACTCGGCGATGCCGGACTCCGGCACCTCGTTCACCTGGGCCACCCGCGCCTTCGGCCCCTGGATCGGCTGGATGGGCGGCTGGGGCCTGATCGCCGCCACCATCATCGTGCTCTCCAACCTGGCAGCGGTCGCGGTGGACTTCTTCTACCTGCTGATCGCCCAGCTCACCGGCAACGACGCCATCGCCGAGCTGACGCGCAACCTGTGGGTCAACATCCCCACGACGCTGGTGTTCATCGCCGCCGCCTGCTGGATCTCCTACCGCGGCATGCAAACCACCAAGACCTTCCAATACGCACTGGTCGCCTTCCAGCTCGTGGTGCTCACCTGGTTCGCCGTGGCCGCATTCAGCCACGTGAACAACGGCACCGCCTTCGACCCGACGCCGATCTCGCTGGATTGGTTCAACCCCATGGCCGTTGAATCCTTCGGCGCCTTCGCAGCCGGCGTCTCGCTGTCGATCTTCATCTTCTGGGGCTGGGACGTCACCCTGACAATGAACGAGGAAACCACGAACCCCGCCAAGGTCCCGGGCCGCGCCGCAACGCTGACGATCCTGATCATCATGGGCATCTACATGGTCATATCTCTGGCCGTGATCTCCTACGCGGGCATCGGCGAGACGGGCCTGGGCGCCGGCAACCCGGAGAACCAGGAGTCGATCTTCGCGGTGCTGGCCGGACCGATCATGGGCCCGTTCGCGATCCTGATGTCCCTGGCCATCCTCTCCTCTTCGGCAGCCTCGCTGCAGTCCACCCTGGTGTCCCCGGCCCGAACCATCCTGGCCATGGGCTACTACAAGGCGCTGCCCGAGCGCTTCGGCAAGGTCTCCCCGCGCTTCATGTCCCCCTCCACGGCCACCATCACCGCCGGCTCCGCCGCCGCGGTGTTCTACGTGGTCACCCGGTTGCTGAGCGAAAACGCCCTGTGGGACACCATCACGGCCCTGGGCCTGATGATCTGCTTCTACTACGGCGTCACCGCACTGGCCTGCGTCTGGTACTTCCGCCGCGAGGCGTTCGACACCGTGCGCGGCTTCTTCTTCAAGTTCCTGGCCCCGCTGGTGGGCGGGGTGATCCTGCTGGTGATGTTCGCCAGCACCGCACGCGATTCCATGGACCCGGACTACGGCTCGGGTTCCAACATCGCGGGGCTGGGCATGGTGTTCATCCTGGGCATGGGCGTGCTGCTCCTGGGCGTGGGCGTGATGTTCTACATGCGCATCCGCCAACCCGGGTTCTTCAAGGGCGAGACGCTCAAGCGCATGCTGTAG